From Vogesella sp. XCS3, the proteins below share one genomic window:
- a CDS encoding O-antigen ligase, with product MKSLALWRQPGFWAVLLAILFLAVSNISHTIALRYVLLAVFLVWTVVERQVLLRTLSSWPVPTLLLGSFLLYALLHSVVLSGWMSISLAEWRSQLLMGGLWFIAGTVLFSRQRPLSILDCVVTAGLLLVAAEVLMAVRYYYQHGVWPYMEVFTTATKLEFTFFVNFAMAFVAVLAGFGKGRTRFPLWSLLAIGALMFFASFHAGARNGLIGLSYLVLSFTLIYVLTHRQHLSRTRLLVLLLLVGVGMAGFVSKAVQKDARNQIFLQSATIAWQDRDGLGWLRMGPYPKLDDGREVDVSAYERVAWIRAGLDLVAERPMGYGYDRRAFTQALFAVGKPNQIGHSHSGFIDLGVGLGVPGVLLWLSFCLSLIVIGFKAFVLRRDVAGLALMLVTCGFLGRMVLESVSKDHMLHIFLFTVAALLAWMHQNPADKSHV from the coding sequence ATGAAGTCGCTTGCTCTGTGGCGTCAGCCGGGTTTCTGGGCGGTTCTGCTGGCCATTCTCTTTCTGGCTGTATCCAATATCTCCCACACGATTGCACTGCGTTACGTACTGCTGGCCGTTTTTCTGGTGTGGACTGTTGTCGAGAGACAGGTACTCTTGCGTACGCTCTCCAGTTGGCCTGTACCTACCTTGCTGTTAGGGAGCTTTTTACTGTATGCCCTGCTACACAGCGTGGTGTTATCCGGCTGGATGAGCATATCGCTGGCGGAATGGCGGAGCCAGTTGCTAATGGGCGGCCTGTGGTTTATCGCCGGTACGGTACTGTTTAGTCGCCAGCGCCCTTTGTCCATCCTGGATTGTGTGGTGACTGCCGGGCTTTTGCTGGTAGCCGCAGAAGTACTCATGGCCGTGCGTTACTACTACCAGCATGGTGTATGGCCGTATATGGAAGTTTTCACTACCGCGACCAAGCTGGAGTTCACGTTTTTTGTGAACTTTGCCATGGCATTTGTTGCCGTACTGGCCGGATTTGGCAAGGGCAGGACCCGCTTTCCGCTATGGAGCTTGCTTGCCATTGGTGCTTTGATGTTTTTTGCCAGTTTTCACGCTGGGGCACGCAATGGCCTGATCGGTTTGAGCTATCTGGTCTTATCGTTTACCTTGATCTATGTGCTGACGCATCGTCAGCACTTGTCTCGTACCCGGCTATTGGTTTTACTGTTGCTGGTGGGTGTCGGGATGGCCGGTTTCGTCTCCAAAGCGGTGCAGAAAGATGCCCGTAACCAGATATTTTTGCAATCTGCGACCATCGCCTGGCAAGACAGAGATGGCTTGGGGTGGCTGCGTATGGGGCCTTACCCCAAGCTAGACGATGGTCGGGAAGTGGATGTTTCTGCCTATGAGCGCGTAGCGTGGATACGCGCTGGTCTGGATCTGGTGGCGGAAAGACCGATGGGCTACGGCTATGACCGCAGGGCGTTTACCCAGGCACTTTTTGCCGTGGGTAAGCCCAACCAGATTGGCCATAGCCACAGCGGTTTTATCGATCTGGGTGTCGGGCTCGGAGTGCCGGGTGTCCTGTTATGGTTATCTTTCTGTCTGAGTCTGATTGTGATCGGTTTCAAAGCTTTTGTTCTGCGTCGTGACGTGGCCGGCCTGGCGTTGATGCTGGTGACCTGTGGCTTTCTCGGGCGCATGGTGCTGGAGAGCGTCAGCAAGGATCATATGCTGCACATCTTCCTGTTTACGGTAGCGGCACTACTGGCATGGATGCATCAGAACCCAGCGGATAAGTCACATGTCTAG
- a CDS encoding glycosyltransferase family 4 protein → MSSYVLFTESSPNVGGQELQLMQQMRQLAQLGYLPVLACRPGTRVAAVAQEQGLQVLPVRFRNSVHLPSIAILRRWIATYRPGLAVCHSGHDSNNLAIAARLVRHRPFLLRSRTYQPGKASAWSYNQLVDATMLPSQYLRDALLQNPAIHADRLHVVYPGIDFERIDSDAHAALPAPVQHWLDEHPGPLMVQAAMLRGEKGHQTILQAMALLVARWPQLRYVIAGEGPELARLQSEITRLGLTQHVLLAGMVQPVAALLARADLVLMPSSYEPLGMSQIEALGLGIPVLASRTGGIPETITDGQTGYLLPPGDVPAWAKAIAEALQQPEQMQHLAQAGCQDVRHRFSPHTNTARLLALAGLAATAAKVP, encoded by the coding sequence ATGTCTAGTTACGTGCTTTTCACCGAATCCTCCCCCAATGTCGGCGGGCAGGAACTGCAGCTGATGCAGCAAATGCGCCAGCTGGCGCAGCTCGGGTATCTGCCGGTACTGGCTTGCAGGCCTGGCACCCGCGTGGCAGCGGTGGCGCAAGAGCAGGGCTTGCAAGTGCTGCCTGTGCGTTTCCGTAACAGTGTGCATCTGCCATCTATTGCCATTCTGCGCCGCTGGATCGCCACCTACCGCCCAGGGCTGGCTGTTTGCCATAGCGGGCACGATAGCAATAACCTGGCCATCGCCGCGCGCCTGGTACGGCACCGGCCTTTCCTGTTGCGATCGCGGACCTATCAGCCGGGCAAAGCCTCGGCATGGTCGTATAACCAGCTGGTAGATGCCACCATGCTGCCTAGCCAGTACCTGCGTGATGCACTGCTACAGAACCCGGCGATACACGCCGACCGTTTGCACGTGGTGTACCCCGGTATCGACTTTGAGCGTATCGACAGCGATGCCCACGCCGCGTTGCCTGCGCCAGTACAGCATTGGCTGGACGAACACCCCGGCCCGCTGATGGTGCAGGCTGCCATGCTGCGTGGCGAGAAAGGGCACCAGACGATCTTGCAAGCCATGGCCTTGTTGGTGGCACGTTGGCCGCAACTGCGCTATGTGATCGCGGGTGAAGGCCCGGAACTTGCCCGTTTACAATCTGAAATCACCCGTCTTGGGCTGACGCAGCACGTGTTGCTGGCCGGTATGGTGCAGCCTGTTGCCGCCTTGCTGGCCAGGGCGGACCTGGTGCTGATGCCATCCAGCTACGAGCCCCTGGGCATGTCGCAGATTGAAGCCCTGGGTCTGGGTATCCCGGTGCTGGCCAGCCGTACCGGCGGGATACCGGAAACCATTACCGACGGGCAAACCGGCTACTTGCTGCCACCGGGTGATGTACCAGCCTGGGCCAAGGCCATAGCCGAAGCCTTGCAACAGCCTGAGCAGATGCAGCATCTGGCACAGGCGGGTTGTCAGGACGTGCGTCACCGCTTTTCACCTCATACCAATACCGCCCGCCTGCTGGCGCTGGCCGGGTTGGCCGCTACTGCTGCGAAAGTGCCATGA
- the msbA gene encoding lipid A export permease/ATP-binding protein MsbA, translating to MNDSFKHSWQVYRRLLAYIQRYWKVLILSLISMTIAALTEAAFARLLKPLIDGGFVSKDPDTIRWVPLAIIGVFMLRGLTSFINEYTASWLTGRLVQTLREEMFAKLLRLPVSFYDESQSGRLISRIANDVNQVTEAGFNVITVAVKDGVTTLGLLALLLYTDWQLTLICFVVMPAVTACMHFVGKRLRGLARENQLRMAQMTQVVSESIDCQKVVKIYGGESYEIGRFHEAADALRRNQVKQSAASSANTGVTQLMIACALAAILYFAALRAQHGDFSAGDFMSFLTAMMLLFAPIKRITGISQALQRGLAAAETIFQFLDEPEEKNAGAAMLHKTRGELEMVNLSFSYPGVEKRALQGISLAIRAGETVALVGSSGSGKTTLASLVPRFYEPDSGQLLLDGKPLSDYALPALRQQIALVSQDVVLFNDTVAANIAYGALNQVSREQLVEAARAANALDFIEALPQGFDTEIGENGTRLSGGQRQRLAIARALLKNAPLLILDEATSALDTESERLVQAALDNLMKNRTTLVIAHRLSTVEQADRIVVMHQGEIVESGTHQSLLAAEGFYARLHSMQFTE from the coding sequence ATGAACGATTCATTCAAACACAGCTGGCAGGTGTATCGCCGGCTGCTTGCCTATATCCAGCGTTACTGGAAAGTCCTGATCCTGTCGCTGATTTCCATGACCATCGCGGCCTTGACCGAGGCAGCGTTCGCGCGCCTGCTCAAGCCGCTGATCGATGGCGGTTTTGTCAGCAAAGATCCGGATACCATCCGCTGGGTGCCGCTGGCCATCATCGGCGTATTCATGCTGCGTGGTTTGACCAGCTTTATCAACGAATACACCGCCAGCTGGCTGACAGGCCGCCTGGTGCAGACGCTGCGCGAAGAGATGTTTGCCAAACTCTTGCGCTTGCCGGTGAGTTTTTACGACGAGAGCCAGTCCGGGCGGCTGATTTCGCGTATTGCCAACGACGTGAACCAGGTAACGGAAGCCGGCTTTAACGTGATTACCGTGGCGGTAAAGGACGGTGTCACCACGCTGGGCTTGCTGGCGCTGCTGCTGTATACCGACTGGCAGCTCACGCTGATCTGCTTTGTGGTAATGCCCGCCGTAACCGCCTGCATGCATTTTGTCGGCAAACGTTTGCGTGGCTTGGCGCGCGAAAACCAGCTGCGCATGGCGCAGATGACGCAAGTGGTAAGTGAAAGCATCGATTGCCAGAAAGTGGTCAAGATTTACGGTGGCGAAAGCTATGAGATTGGCCGTTTTCACGAGGCGGCCGATGCGCTGCGCCGTAACCAGGTCAAGCAGAGCGCGGCAAGCTCGGCCAATACCGGCGTGACCCAGCTGATGATTGCCTGTGCCTTGGCGGCTATTTTGTACTTTGCCGCTTTGCGCGCGCAGCATGGTGATTTCAGTGCGGGGGATTTCATGTCTTTCCTCACCGCCATGATGTTGCTGTTTGCCCCGATCAAGCGCATCACCGGTATCTCGCAGGCGCTGCAGCGTGGCTTGGCCGCAGCCGAAACCATTTTCCAGTTCCTGGATGAGCCGGAAGAGAAAAATGCCGGCGCGGCCATGTTGCACAAGACGCGTGGCGAGCTGGAGATGGTGAACCTGTCGTTCAGCTACCCGGGTGTGGAGAAGCGCGCCTTGCAAGGGATCAGTCTGGCGATCCGGGCTGGCGAAACCGTTGCATTGGTGGGCTCATCCGGCTCGGGTAAAACCACACTGGCTAGCCTGGTGCCGCGTTTTTACGAACCCGATAGTGGCCAGCTGCTACTGGATGGCAAGCCGCTATCTGACTACGCGCTGCCAGCGCTGCGCCAGCAGATTGCCCTGGTGAGCCAGGACGTCGTGCTGTTCAATGATACGGTTGCGGCCAACATTGCTTACGGTGCCTTGAATCAGGTGAGTCGCGAGCAACTTGTCGAGGCGGCCCGCGCGGCCAATGCGCTGGACTTTATCGAGGCGCTACCGCAGGGATTTGATACCGAGATAGGCGAGAACGGCACCCGCCTGTCGGGTGGGCAGCGTCAGCGCTTGGCCATTGCCAGAGCCTTGTTGAAAAACGCACCCTTGCTGATTCTGGACGAGGCGACGTCGGCACTGGACACCGAGTCCGAACGTCTGGTGCAGGCTGCATTGGATAACCTGATGAAAAACCGCACCACGCTGGTGATTGCACACCGCCTGTCTACGGTTGAGCAGGCTGACCGTATCGTGGTGATGCATCAGGGCGAGATCGTCGAGTCGGGGACGCATCAGTCGCTACTGGCGGCGGAAGGGTTTTATGCCAGGCTGCATAGCATGCAATTTACCGAGTAG
- a CDS encoding GspH/FimT family pseudopilin, which translates to MSRTQNGIGLLELLLVIALLLLLWTWSAAPYARFQEQQALDTQLSRIASGLMRVRSEAITRNTSVHICVANLKANLDVQGCQAVAKTANGYPLAEGVLFFADKAGGVAGAYDSKEALDVLTLPPGIQVELSSSVDRYRIRPSGVLSIPAGVSYTARGKGSGLCRRLQVGATGFRQVSDC; encoded by the coding sequence ATGTCCAGGACACAAAACGGAATAGGCTTGCTGGAACTATTGCTGGTCATAGCGCTGCTGCTTTTGCTATGGACTTGGTCTGCTGCGCCGTATGCCCGTTTCCAGGAGCAGCAGGCACTGGATACTCAGCTATCGCGTATTGCCTCCGGCTTGATGCGGGTGCGCAGCGAGGCTATTACCCGCAATACGTCGGTGCATATCTGTGTCGCCAACCTGAAAGCTAACCTGGATGTGCAGGGCTGTCAGGCGGTGGCGAAAACCGCCAATGGTTACCCGCTGGCCGAGGGCGTGCTGTTTTTTGCCGATAAGGCTGGTGGCGTGGCCGGTGCGTACGATAGCAAGGAAGCGCTGGATGTCCTGACTTTGCCTCCGGGTATACAGGTAGAGCTCTCCAGCAGCGTGGATCGTTACCGTATACGGCCTAGTGGCGTGCTTTCAATTCCCGCTGGGGTCAGCTATACCGCACGCGGCAAGGGTAGTGGCTTATGTCGGCGTTTGCAGGTGGGGGCAACAGGTTTTCGCCAAGTGAGTGACTGCTGA
- a CDS encoding type IV pilin protein, whose product MSSRGFTLLELMMALAIATILTMLAAWLYRDEQVRADRAAVAALLQHDAVFLEAYYSRQGGYKETASRWPDLPYTQYPVQGAARYTIGFAATARNTDNGYFVLRATATDVQLGYVELTQTGIMKYCVPEGSKERCRLA is encoded by the coding sequence ATGTCTAGCCGTGGTTTTACTCTGCTGGAACTGATGATGGCGTTGGCCATTGCCACCATTCTGACCATGTTGGCCGCATGGCTGTATCGGGACGAACAAGTACGCGCTGACCGGGCGGCCGTGGCGGCACTGCTGCAGCATGATGCTGTCTTTCTGGAGGCATACTATAGCCGGCAGGGCGGTTACAAAGAAACCGCGTCTCGCTGGCCAGATTTGCCGTATACGCAGTATCCGGTGCAGGGCGCTGCGCGTTATACAATCGGCTTTGCTGCTACGGCACGGAATACCGATAACGGTTACTTTGTCTTGCGCGCTACGGCAACAGATGTGCAGCTAGGCTATGTGGAGCTGACACAGACCGGCATCATGAAGTACTGCGTACCCGAAGGCAGCAAGGAGCGCTGCCGCTTGGCCTAA
- a CDS encoding FimV family protein codes for MLGLVKKLADKVQTSQEMGLLSHTPLRYVSPRERLIDPIGEAEVFLAYGKRREALQVLSHTLRYEPDNLEAKMLLLQTLAYLRDIPAYCKLARELAPQLAGQGSWHTICAEGQALAPYEPLFMYQA; via the coding sequence ATGCTAGGCCTTGTCAAAAAACTTGCCGATAAAGTGCAGACCAGCCAGGAAATGGGTCTGCTTAGCCATACCCCTTTGCGCTATGTGTCGCCACGCGAAAGACTGATTGACCCGATTGGCGAAGCCGAAGTCTTTCTTGCTTACGGCAAACGCCGCGAAGCCCTGCAGGTGCTAAGCCATACGCTGCGCTATGAGCCGGATAACCTGGAAGCCAAGATGCTGCTGCTGCAGACGCTGGCCTACCTGCGTGATATCCCGGCTTATTGCAAGCTGGCACGTGAACTGGCACCGCAGTTGGCTGGCCAAGGGTCGTGGCACACGATCTGTGCAGAAGGGCAGGCTCTGGCGCCTTATGAACCACTGTTTATGTACCAGGCCTGA
- the aroB gene encoding 3-dehydroquinate synthase translates to MITLNLSLPDTSYPIYIGQHILGNAELLLPYLKQKKAVIISNTTVAPLYLEPLKTALEQHGVSILTVTLPDGEDFKTWEILNLIFDALLSNKCERSTTLIALGGGVIGDMVGFAAACYQRGVPFIQVPTTLLSQVDSSVGGKTAINHPQGKNMIGAFYQPKAVIADMMLLDTLPERELSAGLAEVIKYSLLGDASFIGWLEEHMAALRAKDKTVLAEAVRRCCAMKADIVSQDERESGVRALLNLGHTFGHAIEAGLGFGTWLHGEAVAAGMMLAAEASRQLGYLNDSEVGRIEALLLAAGLPTISPNLGYSAWLEHMSHDKKVSDGAIRFVLMRELGHAIVATLPETVLHATLHSRFIAK, encoded by the coding sequence ATGATCACGCTCAACCTTTCTCTGCCAGACACTAGCTACCCCATTTATATCGGCCAGCACATCCTGGGTAATGCCGAACTGCTACTGCCCTACCTGAAGCAGAAAAAGGCGGTGATCATCAGTAATACCACCGTCGCCCCCCTCTATCTGGAGCCGCTGAAAACAGCGTTGGAACAGCATGGTGTCAGTATCCTCACGGTTACCCTGCCCGACGGCGAAGACTTCAAAACCTGGGAAATCCTGAACCTGATTTTTGATGCCTTGCTGAGCAACAAATGCGAGCGTAGCACTACGCTGATTGCCCTGGGCGGTGGCGTGATTGGCGATATGGTGGGGTTTGCTGCCGCTTGCTACCAGCGTGGCGTGCCATTCATCCAGGTACCCACTACCCTGCTCTCGCAAGTGGACTCGTCAGTTGGTGGCAAAACGGCCATCAACCACCCGCAGGGCAAGAACATGATTGGCGCGTTTTATCAGCCAAAAGCTGTTATCGCCGACATGATGTTGCTGGATACCCTGCCGGAGCGTGAGCTGTCTGCTGGTTTGGCCGAAGTGATCAAGTACAGCTTGCTGGGCGATGCCAGCTTTATCGGCTGGCTGGAAGAACACATGGCTGCGCTACGCGCCAAGGATAAAACCGTACTGGCCGAGGCGGTACGCCGCTGCTGTGCCATGAAGGCAGATATCGTGAGCCAGGACGAGCGCGAAAGCGGCGTACGTGCCTTGCTGAACCTGGGTCATACCTTTGGCCATGCTATCGAAGCCGGCTTGGGGTTTGGCACCTGGCTACACGGTGAAGCAGTAGCCGCCGGCATGATGCTGGCGGCGGAAGCCTCCCGCCAACTGGGCTATCTGAACGACAGCGAAGTTGGCCGCATCGAAGCCTTGCTGCTCGCGGCGGGCTTGCCTACCATCAGCCCGAACCTGGGCTATAGCGCCTGGCTGGAGCATATGAGTCATGACAAAAAAGTGAGCGATGGTGCCATCCGCTTCGTGCTGATGCGCGAATTGGGTCATGCCATTGTCGCAACGCTACCGGAGACGGTACTTCACGCCACACTGCATAGCCGCTTCATCGCCAAGTAG